The Sporichthyaceae bacterium genome window below encodes:
- a CDS encoding alkaline phosphatase family protein, with amino-acid sequence MLENRSFDHMLGYLYADAGNVSPSGQPFEGLTGNESNPDASGNPVNVYQITPSTPNAYFMPGADPGEGYKATNDQLWGSDTAPASGTTATMQGFVKDFAYTIGWETTDKWSIVAGTTADWIMGCFTPQALPVLSALAEGYAVCDHWFASAPTETLPNRAFALAGTSQGHMDDTTKTYTCPSIFGTLTEAGLSWRVFGYNAQPLTKADFPDITSADPSHFGLFKDFQAAAAAGTLPAFTFLEPSWSSTGNSQHPNYDVALGEQLIHDTYEALRSGPGWEQTLFVLTYDEHGGCYDHVPPPWGATPPDNTSGEFGFGFDRFGVRVPTLLISPLIAPGTVYRVPAGSTPLDHTSVLKTVEQRWKLQPLTARDAAAPGVGDVLTLTTPRTDDVLAGVTVPVSG; translated from the coding sequence ATGCTGGAGAACCGCTCGTTCGATCACATGCTCGGCTACCTGTACGCGGACGCGGGCAACGTGTCGCCGTCGGGCCAGCCGTTCGAGGGGCTCACGGGGAACGAGTCCAACCCTGACGCCAGCGGCAACCCGGTGAACGTATACCAGATCACGCCGTCCACACCGAACGCCTACTTCATGCCTGGGGCCGACCCCGGCGAAGGCTACAAGGCGACCAACGACCAGCTGTGGGGCTCGGACACCGCGCCCGCGTCCGGCACCACGGCGACCATGCAGGGTTTCGTCAAGGACTTCGCGTACACGATCGGCTGGGAGACCACCGACAAGTGGTCGATCGTCGCGGGCACCACGGCCGACTGGATCATGGGCTGCTTCACCCCCCAGGCGCTGCCGGTGCTGTCGGCGCTCGCCGAGGGCTACGCCGTCTGTGACCACTGGTTCGCCTCCGCGCCGACCGAGACGCTGCCCAACCGCGCTTTCGCACTGGCGGGCACCAGCCAGGGCCACATGGACGACACCACGAAAACGTACACTTGCCCGTCCATCTTCGGCACGCTTACCGAAGCGGGGCTGAGCTGGAGGGTCTTCGGCTACAACGCGCAGCCGCTGACCAAGGCGGATTTCCCCGACATCACGAGCGCCGATCCTTCGCACTTCGGCCTGTTCAAGGACTTCCAGGCCGCCGCGGCGGCCGGCACGCTGCCCGCGTTCACGTTTCTCGAGCCAAGCTGGTCGTCCACGGGCAACAGCCAGCACCCGAACTACGACGTGGCCCTCGGGGAGCAGCTCATCCACGACACCTACGAGGCGCTGCGGTCGGGTCCCGGCTGGGAACAGACGCTGTTCGTGCTCACCTACGACGAGCACGGCGGCTGCTACGACCACGTGCCGCCCCCGTGGGGCGCGACCCCGCCGGACAACACGTCGGGCGAGTTCGGCTTCGGCTTCGACCGCTTCGGCGTGCGGGTGCCGACGCTGCTGATCTCCCCGCTGATCGCGCCAGGGACCGTCTACCGGGTGCCGGCCGGATCGACGCCGCTTGACCACACGTCCGTACTGAAGACGGTCGAGCAGCGCTGGAAGCTGCAGCCGCTGACCGCCCGCGACGCGGCCGCGCCCGGCGTCGGCGACGTCCTCACGCTGACGACGCCGCGCACCGACGACGTGCTCGCCGGCGTCACCGTCCCGGTTTCAGGCA